Proteins from a genomic interval of Chitinophagales bacterium:
- a CDS encoding PDDEXK nuclease domain-containing protein, which yields MAIKKHENELQILIEKISHIVQSAKKNIVSNINEEMLTSYWEIGNLIHKKEKDDSNQTIDVITELAQKLTIFLGKGFTRSSLTYMRQLYLKYPDGISASSYLSWSHYIELLKIDDELERGFYENQTINDKWSVRELRRQRNSALFQRLALSRDKEGILALAREGQILRNEEDIKKDPLILEFLNIPEKTRYSERELEARIIDNLQHFLLELGKGFAFIANQYRITLNNNHFYVDLVFYHRILKCFVLIDLKIGEAKHQDVGQMNMYLNYFKKEENMTDDNPPIGIILAAAKDEIMIEYATGGLSNKVFVSKYQTYLPDKALLQERVQEILDMEENEEK from the coding sequence ATGGCTATCAAAAAACATGAAAACGAACTTCAAATATTGATTGAAAAAATTTCACATATCGTCCAATCTGCCAAGAAAAATATTGTTAGCAACATCAATGAAGAAATGTTGACAAGTTATTGGGAAATAGGCAATCTGATTCACAAAAAAGAAAAAGATGATTCCAACCAAACGATTGATGTGATTACCGAACTCGCCCAAAAACTAACCATATTTCTCGGGAAGGGTTTCACGAGAAGTAGCTTGACCTATATGCGGCAATTGTATCTCAAATATCCCGATGGAATCAGTGCTTCCAGTTATTTGAGTTGGTCGCACTACATTGAGTTGTTGAAGATTGACGATGAATTGGAAAGGGGATTTTATGAAAATCAGACCATCAATGATAAATGGTCAGTGAGAGAATTGAGGCGACAAAGAAACAGTGCATTGTTTCAAAGATTGGCTCTCAGTCGAGATAAGGAAGGTATTTTGGCTTTGGCAAGAGAGGGGCAGATATTGCGAAACGAGGAAGACATCAAAAAAGACCCTTTGATTTTGGAGTTTTTGAACATTCCAGAAAAAACTCGTTACAGCGAAAGGGAACTTGAAGCAAGAATTATTGACAACCTTCAACACTTTCTTTTGGAGTTGGGAAAGGGATTTGCGTTCATTGCCAATCAATACAGAATTACCCTAAACAACAATCATTTTTATGTAGATTTGGTATTTTACCACCGAATCTTGAAATGCTTTGTGTTGATTGATTTGAAAATTGGTGAAGCCAAACACCAAGATGTAGGGCAAATGAATATGTATCTCAACTACTTCAAAAAGGAAGAAAACATGACCGATGACAATCCTCCTATCGGCATTATATTGGCAGCCGCCAAAGACGAAATTATGATTGAATACGCCACTGGAGGGCTTTCCAACAAGGTTTTTGTCTCAAAATACCAAACTTATCTACCCGATAAAGCACTGCTTCAAGAAAGGGTGCAAGAGATTTTAGATATGGAGGAAAATGAGGAAAAATAG
- a CDS encoding YbjN domain-containing protein, with protein sequence MSDVNDGKQYYAIVEDCIKKLGIEAESTRGQKEGQWNLTKGSVKVYIDVMYIEKEARHYFQVLAPIMQLPVSNRDNLALELLAINHQLYGAAFTVYNEHVCLKAIRECEGLDANEAFATITRIGNYGDYYDDILKQKYPNNRPIGFHAG encoded by the coding sequence ATGAGTGATGTAAATGATGGCAAACAATACTATGCGATTGTTGAAGATTGTATCAAAAAACTGGGTATAGAGGCTGAAAGCACTAGAGGGCAGAAAGAAGGACAGTGGAATTTGACGAAAGGTTCGGTGAAGGTATATATTGATGTCATGTATATTGAGAAAGAAGCGAGGCATTATTTTCAAGTATTAGCTCCTATTATGCAGCTTCCTGTTTCTAACCGTGATAATTTAGCTTTGGAATTACTGGCTATTAACCATCAATTGTATGGCGCAGCTTTTACGGTTTACAACGAACACGTTTGCCTCAAAGCCATTCGTGAATGTGAAGGATTGGATGCAAATGAAGCATTTGCAACGATTACCCGTATTGGCAATTATGGCGATTATTACGATGATATTTTGAAGCAAAAGTACCCAAACAATCGTCCGATTGGGTTCCATGCAGGATGA
- a CDS encoding phosphoribosylformylglycinamidine synthase subunit PurQ, giving the protein MKTVQSLIITGFGINCEEELAAAYKLAGAEATIVHLNDILIKGFNIHDFDIVNFPGGFSFGDDISSGKVLANKIKYKKLDSGNTLLDELKRFLANGKYVMGICNGFQVLVKMGLLPNIAGEVEQEVTLTHNNSGKYEDRWVHCRVSENTHTPFLKGIKQFAVPVRHGEGKLILKDKAVEKQILEQGLNCLTYCDAEGNPTNEYPLNPNGAALNCAGLTDSSGQVFGLMPHPEAFLSFYNHPDWGRLKRENPDVSEDGEGLQIFRNIVEHIEQVQISNSK; this is encoded by the coding sequence ATGAAAACAGTTCAATCTCTCATCATTACAGGCTTTGGCATCAACTGCGAAGAAGAGTTGGCTGCCGCTTATAAGTTGGCGGGTGCCGAAGCGACTATTGTTCATCTCAATGATATTTTAATCAAGGGCTTCAATATTCATGATTTTGACATTGTGAATTTCCCTGGAGGTTTTTCGTTTGGTGACGACATTTCTTCTGGCAAAGTCTTGGCTAACAAAATTAAGTATAAAAAGTTGGATTCTGGCAATACGTTGTTGGATGAATTGAAACGTTTTTTGGCGAATGGTAAGTATGTCATGGGTATCTGCAATGGGTTTCAGGTCTTGGTCAAAATGGGTTTGTTGCCCAACATTGCAGGGGAGGTCGAGCAGGAAGTGACTTTGACGCACAACAATTCGGGTAAATACGAAGACCGATGGGTGCATTGCAGGGTTAGCGAGAACACACATACGCCTTTTTTGAAGGGCATCAAGCAGTTTGCAGTACCTGTGCGACATGGGGAAGGTAAGTTGATTTTGAAGGACAAAGCTGTTGAAAAGCAGATTTTGGAGCAAGGTTTGAATTGTTTGACCTACTGTGACGCAGAAGGGAATCCTACCAACGAATATCCTTTGAATCCCAATGGTGCTGCCTTGAATTGTGCGGGTTTGACCGATTCAAGTGGGCAAGTTTTTGGCTTGATGCCGCATCCCGAAGCGTTTTTGAGTTTTTACAATCATCCTGATTGGGGCAGATTGAAGCGAGAGAATCCTGATGTGTCGGAGGATGGAGAAGGATTGCAGATTTTTAG
- a CDS encoding thioredoxin family protein, which translates to MFPTQFKTSRFFTAFCFSLLLVSNLVFSSNDQGIEFFEGSLSEAQAIAAQEQKPVFVQLSADWCLPCRQMEEYVFPLSSVGNFYNQNFINIKLDAESFDGIELKRTYDAMTVPESFFFDSNGRLMLREGGFKSEQEILTLGNKILKKHPKPRKGNVLIEPNVPVITDNNSRNLYEQKSGFKLFLMRLTGSIKKPENMEWVYHNAENFDSKAMNILLRQKEHYINRYGETTVNQHIKNILYTKLAIATGDQNEDLYKEILKVVKKSDLPESDFLKIELQSRYFEGIGDDKNFVKVNRQFMKRYKGKDPAIYHRKAYEITDHSDDKNDLLKAIDWLETSVDLNPQFYNLESLAKFYDKAGKNRKARKTAERAIEYAKLEGRSYGHLLAIAD; encoded by the coding sequence ATGTTCCCTACACAATTCAAAACCAGCCGTTTTTTCACAGCATTTTGCTTCTCATTATTATTGGTTTCCAACCTTGTTTTTTCTTCCAACGACCAAGGAATTGAGTTTTTTGAAGGAAGTCTATCGGAAGCACAAGCGATTGCAGCACAAGAACAAAAACCTGTATTTGTACAACTTTCTGCTGACTGGTGTTTGCCATGCCGTCAAATGGAAGAATATGTTTTTCCATTGTCTTCTGTGGGTAATTTTTACAACCAGAATTTTATCAACATCAAGTTGGATGCAGAGTCGTTTGATGGCATTGAATTGAAAAGAACTTATGATGCGATGACCGTTCCCGAATCTTTCTTTTTTGACTCCAATGGTCGTTTGATGCTGCGAGAAGGTGGCTTCAAAAGCGAACAAGAAATATTGACGCTCGGCAACAAAATCCTTAAAAAACATCCCAAACCTCGCAAGGGAAATGTCCTTATTGAGCCAAATGTTCCTGTAATAACAGACAACAATTCAAGGAATTTATACGAGCAAAAATCAGGTTTCAAACTCTTTTTGATGCGTTTGACGGGCAGTATCAAGAAACCCGAAAATATGGAATGGGTGTACCACAATGCCGAAAATTTTGACAGCAAGGCGATGAACATTTTGTTACGCCAAAAAGAACATTATATCAACCGCTACGGTGAAACAACTGTGAATCAACACATCAAAAACATATTGTACACCAAATTGGCGATTGCTACGGGCGACCAAAACGAAGACTTATACAAAGAAATATTGAAGGTAGTGAAGAAATCGGATTTGCCTGAATCAGACTTTTTGAAGATAGAATTGCAGTCAAGGTACTTTGAAGGAATTGGTGACGACAAGAATTTTGTGAAGGTAAACCGTCAATTTATGAAACGTTACAAGGGCAAAGATCCTGCAATTTACCACCGAAAAGCGTATGAAATCACCGATCATTCTGACGACAAAAACGACTTATTGAAAGCCATTGATTGGCTCGAAACATCGGTGGACCTCAACCCTCAATTCTACAACCTCGAATCATTGGCGAAGTTCTACGACAAAGCGGGAAAAAACCGCAAAGCACGAAAAACCGCCGAAAGGGCGATTGAATATGCGAAATTGGAAGGAAGGAGTTATGGACATTTGTTGGCGATAGCGGATTAG
- a CDS encoding T9SS type A sorting domain-containing protein, which translates to MKKISFHLFKSPDLNNTLTESVHTLHVTVAKVWRLSTRFSLKFGNLNGHLGLYLWIILFYTLFLFKTTPLSAQTEWTAFTDSTNNFSSPRATDLNKDGVLDIVVGGGLEDFARSQSVSAFDGKTGNVLWRVSARNQMFGSALFGDITGDEVDDVFIAGRDAELIAVNGATGEVIWEFFPQGDTESAAEAGLYNFYTCQWIPDQNNDGIRDLLTANGGDKFATPLDLDRPTGNIMVVSGLDGSQIAKVPVPDGKETYLSPLVHDFLGNGNLEVIFGSGGETIEGSLWRVSLADVLNEDLSNAVALVSNNRKGYIPPPSLADMNGDGVHDIIVAGYGEKITAISGKDNSILWENGIDKTETVASPAMGQFTNDTIPDIFTIVGEGIAPVFLRFIALMIDGKTGEILEQDTLAGWSIISPLAVDFNGDGKDEAVFCVNKNFAQGAPFQSQWKMWDFQTSTVSDLTSLQSGTNLGSTAWIGDLENDGLLDFVYSQHSNSSAVKPDKGFFLRRKNLSATTPEHIAWGAYMGTDFNGVYTQPIKTDIEAPPTWAENIHIFPNPNRQFFRVEAELPKNLSAMIRLYNLKGELLYERKMKKGKFQEVIDTKDFAVGVYLLEVKTENGTWTEKVVVK; encoded by the coding sequence ATGAAAAAAATCAGCTTCCACCTGTTCAAGTCTCCAGACTTGAACAACACCCTTACTGAGAGTGTCCACACTCTCCACGTAACAGTAGCAAAAGTCTGGAGACTTTCTACAAGGTTTTCGCTCAAGTTTGGAAACTTGAACGGGCATTTGGGTCTTTATTTGTGGATAATTCTTTTTTATACTCTATTCCTATTCAAAACTACCCCACTCTCCGCCCAAACCGAATGGACAGCCTTCACCGACTCCACCAACAATTTTTCGTCTCCAAGAGCCACCGACCTAAATAAAGACGGGGTATTGGACATTGTAGTAGGTGGAGGATTAGAGGATTTTGCACGCAGCCAAAGCGTCAGCGCATTTGATGGCAAAACAGGTAATGTTCTTTGGCGGGTCAGCGCACGCAATCAAATGTTTGGAAGTGCTTTGTTTGGCGACATCACAGGCGATGAAGTCGATGATGTATTCATTGCAGGACGAGATGCAGAACTCATTGCAGTCAATGGCGCAACGGGCGAGGTGATTTGGGAGTTCTTTCCTCAAGGCGACACCGAAAGTGCAGCCGAAGCAGGACTCTACAATTTTTACACCTGTCAATGGATTCCCGACCAAAACAACGATGGCATTCGTGACCTGCTCACCGCCAATGGAGGCGACAAATTTGCCACACCTTTGGATTTAGACCGTCCAACTGGAAACATCATGGTCGTCAGTGGATTAGATGGCTCACAAATAGCCAAAGTTCCCGTTCCAGATGGCAAAGAAACCTACCTCTCCCCTTTAGTGCATGACTTTCTCGGCAATGGCAATTTGGAGGTGATTTTTGGTTCGGGAGGCGAAACCATTGAAGGTTCACTTTGGCGGGTGTCTTTGGCGGATGTGCTGAATGAAGATTTGAGCAATGCCGTAGCCTTGGTCAGCAACAACCGCAAAGGCTACATTCCGCCGCCAAGTTTAGCAGATATGAATGGCGACGGTGTTCACGACATTATCGTGGCAGGTTATGGCGAAAAAATAACCGCAATCAGTGGCAAAGACAACAGCATTTTGTGGGAAAATGGCATTGACAAAACCGAAACCGTTGCCTCCCCTGCAATGGGTCAATTCACCAACGATACCATTCCCGATATTTTTACCATTGTAGGAGAAGGAATTGCGCCCGTATTTTTGCGCTTCATTGCCTTAATGATAGACGGCAAAACGGGTGAAATTTTGGAGCAAGATACGCTGGCGGGTTGGAGCATCATTTCACCTTTGGCGGTGGACTTCAATGGTGACGGCAAAGACGAAGCGGTGTTTTGTGTCAACAAAAACTTTGCACAAGGCGCACCTTTTCAAAGTCAATGGAAAATGTGGGATTTCCAAACTTCAACGGTCAGCGACCTCACTTCCCTTCAATCTGGTACCAACCTCGGCTCTACGGCTTGGATAGGTGACTTGGAAAACGATGGTTTACTGGATTTTGTGTATTCACAACACAGCAACAGCAGTGCGGTCAAACCCGACAAAGGTTTTTTCCTCCGCCGCAAAAACCTCTCTGCAACGACTCCCGAACACATCGCATGGGGTGCCTATATGGGTACGGACTTCAATGGAGTTTATACGCAACCCATCAAAACCGACATTGAAGCACCCCCTACTTGGGCCGAAAATATCCACATTTTTCCCAACCCCAACCGCCAATTTTTTCGAGTGGAGGCGGAATTGCCCAAAAACCTGAGTGCCATGATTCGATTGTACAATTTGAAGGGGGAACTGCTCTATGAGCGAAAAATGAAGAAAGGCAAGTTTCAAGAAGTGATTGATACCAAGGATTTTGCCGTTGGGGTGTATTTGTTGGAGGTGAAAACGGAGAATGGAACTTGGACGGAGAAAGTGGTGGTGAAATAA
- a CDS encoding cytochrome c biogenesis protein CcdA — MKRLLLLLLVCFACTSANAQILDPVSWSFEQTKLDNGDYQLNFTAQMEVGWVIYSQFIEEGGPVPTSFHFESMDGIELIDAQPREIGDYKKEGFDPFFEMDLVKYGNEVVFQQNIRLDAPNTPVVGHVRFMTCNDESCLPPKDVEFAFNAAPNSGDEDRGATPWGIFIAGFLGGLLALLTPCVFPMIPLTVSFFTKQSKTRAKGIINALIYALSIIVIYVGLGFLVTILFGPAILHSLSTDPWVNIGFFVIFVLFAFSFFGFYELRLPSWLINQSDQASDKGGLLGIFFMAFTLSLVSFSCTGPIIGTLLVEAAIGGSTIGPVLGMTGFAVALALPFALFAAFPGWLNSLPRSGGWLNTVKVLLGFLEIALAFKFLSNADLVEQWGLLKRETFLLVWIVTAVLMGFYLLGKIKFPHDSPLQKLSFRRIGTAIACFAFAAYLVPGMFCQPLDLVSGFPPPITYSYACGNQGSHCPHELACEHSYEEALEIAKQENKPLLLDFTGWACASCRRMEETVWNQTGVIEKLQNDFVIASLYVDENLPLPLSEQFEYENSKGQIVKVTSVGEKWQHFQESCFDRNSQPYYVLMDADAQLLKAEGRGYTSKEDFQEFLESGLDNFENGVIEGEMKCREKVGDAAMGVSSSKSF; from the coding sequence ATGAAAAGACTCCTCCTATTGCTATTGGTGTGCTTTGCTTGCACCTCTGCAAATGCTCAGATTTTAGACCCTGTATCGTGGTCTTTTGAGCAAACAAAATTAGACAATGGCGACTACCAACTCAACTTTACCGCACAGATGGAAGTAGGTTGGGTGATTTATTCGCAGTTCATTGAAGAAGGCGGCCCAGTGCCGACCTCTTTTCACTTTGAGTCCATGGATGGCATCGAATTGATTGACGCACAGCCGAGAGAGATTGGCGATTACAAAAAAGAAGGTTTTGATCCGTTTTTTGAAATGGACTTGGTGAAATACGGCAATGAAGTGGTTTTCCAGCAAAACATTCGATTGGACGCACCGAATACGCCTGTGGTGGGGCATGTGCGGTTTATGACCTGCAACGACGAATCTTGCTTGCCGCCCAAAGATGTGGAATTTGCCTTCAATGCTGCACCAAATAGCGGTGATGAAGACCGTGGAGCAACGCCGTGGGGCATTTTCATTGCAGGATTTTTGGGTGGATTGTTGGCTTTGTTGACTCCATGTGTGTTTCCGATGATTCCGCTGACGGTGAGTTTTTTCACCAAACAAAGCAAAACCCGTGCAAAGGGCATCATCAATGCGCTGATTTATGCCTTGTCCATCATCGTTATTTACGTGGGTTTGGGGTTTTTGGTGACGATTTTGTTTGGGCCCGCCATTTTGCACAGCCTTTCGACCGACCCGTGGGTGAACATTGGTTTTTTTGTCATTTTTGTACTGTTTGCCTTCTCCTTTTTTGGTTTTTATGAGTTGCGCCTACCGAGTTGGCTCATCAATCAATCGGATCAAGCAAGCGACAAAGGTGGATTGTTGGGCATTTTTTTCATGGCTTTCACACTTTCTTTGGTGTCTTTTTCTTGCACAGGGCCGATTATCGGCACTTTGCTTGTTGAAGCCGCTATAGGAGGCAGTACGATTGGACCCGTGTTGGGCATGACGGGTTTTGCAGTCGCTTTGGCTCTGCCTTTTGCTTTGTTTGCCGCTTTTCCTGGATGGCTCAATTCTTTGCCCCGTTCGGGCGGATGGCTGAATACGGTGAAGGTGTTGTTGGGTTTTTTGGAGATTGCTTTGGCATTCAAATTCTTGTCGAATGCAGATTTGGTAGAGCAATGGGGCTTATTGAAGCGGGAAACTTTTTTGTTGGTTTGGATTGTGACCGCTGTTTTGATGGGGTTTTACCTACTCGGCAAAATCAAATTTCCACACGATAGCCCGCTTCAAAAACTGTCTTTTCGTAGAATCGGAACGGCAATAGCCTGTTTTGCTTTTGCAGCTTATTTGGTGCCAGGTATGTTTTGTCAGCCTTTGGACTTGGTCAGCGGATTTCCGCCACCGATTACGTACAGTTATGCTTGTGGCAATCAAGGGAGTCACTGCCCGCATGAGTTGGCTTGTGAACACAGTTATGAGGAGGCTCTGGAGATTGCGAAACAAGAGAACAAACCACTTTTGCTGGACTTTACAGGTTGGGCGTGTGCTAGTTGCAGAAGAATGGAGGAAACGGTTTGGAACCAAACGGGGGTAATCGAAAAACTGCAAAATGATTTTGTGATTGCATCACTATATGTAGATGAAAATTTGCCTTTACCTTTGTCTGAACAATTTGAATATGAAAACAGCAAAGGACAAATAGTGAAAGTGACCAGTGTGGGTGAAAAATGGCAGCACTTTCAGGAAAGTTGCTTCGATAGAAATTCTCAACCTTATTATGTGTTGATGGATGCCGATGCTCAACTATTGAAGGCTGAGGGCAGGGGTTATACTTCAAAAGAAGATTTTCAGGAGTTTTTGGAATCGGGTTTGGATAATTTTGAGAACGGTGTGATTGAAGGAGAAATGAAATGCCGTGAGAAAGTCGGAGATGCTGCTATGGGCGTTTCGTCTTCTAAAAGTTTCTAA